A part of Streptococcus porcinus genomic DNA contains:
- a CDS encoding ABC transporter ATP-binding protein: MPILEFKDVSFSSDGKDILKNLSFAIDEGDYVSIIGPSGSGKSTLLKLASYLQSPTSGDIMFEGKSLGAYNPIELRQALSYCFQTPHLFGEKVKDNIQFPYEIRHLPLDQARVNKLFELFKMDLSYLEQDVKKLSGGEKQRIALIRQLLFEPKVLLLDEVTSALDSVNKEIVEEVIERLNNKGVTILWITHDTSQSKKYANKMMTIVDGKLESMEVIK, translated from the coding sequence TTGCCAATACTTGAATTTAAAGACGTCTCATTTTCATCTGATGGGAAGGACATCTTAAAAAATCTTAGTTTTGCTATTGATGAGGGAGACTATGTATCGATTATAGGTCCTTCTGGTAGTGGGAAAAGCACTCTTTTGAAGCTAGCTAGTTATTTACAAAGTCCGACTAGCGGGGATATTATGTTTGAGGGTAAATCATTGGGGGCTTACAATCCAATAGAATTACGTCAGGCCCTTTCTTATTGTTTTCAAACTCCACATCTATTTGGTGAAAAAGTGAAAGATAATATTCAATTTCCCTACGAAATTAGACATTTACCTTTGGATCAGGCCCGTGTCAATAAACTTTTTGAACTATTTAAAATGGATCTTTCGTATTTAGAACAGGATGTTAAAAAATTATCTGGAGGGGAAAAGCAGCGAATAGCTCTGATTCGACAATTGTTATTTGAACCAAAGGTTCTTTTATTGGATGAAGTGACCTCAGCTTTGGATTCTGTTAATAAAGAAATAGTCGAAGAAGTTATTGAAAGGCTAAATAACAAGGGGGTTACTATTCTCTGGATTACCCATGATACTAGTCAAAGTAAAAAATATGCTAATAAAATGATGACTATTGT